The Triticum aestivum cultivar Chinese Spring chromosome 3A, IWGSC CS RefSeq v2.1, whole genome shotgun sequence genome includes a region encoding these proteins:
- the LOC123063288 gene encoding probable potassium transporter 2: protein MDAEAGAAAAQQLPWRQHYRNLLLLAYQSFGVVYGDLSTSPLYVYKSTFSGRLRQYQDEQTVYGVLSLIFWTFTLVPLLKYVIIVLSADDNGEGGPFALYSLLCRHAKLSLIPNQQAADEELSTYYRDGFAAQHESSPWLRRFLEKHKIVKTGLLVVVLCAASMVIGDGVLTPAISVLSSMSGLQVRATGLQERSVVLLSCIVLVGLFSLQHRGTQKVAFMFAPIVIIWLFCIGGIGLYNIVHWNPNIYQAISPYYIVKFFRTTGTDGWIALGGILLSMTGSEAMFADLGHFTSASVRLAFITIIYPCLILQYMGQAAFLSKNMFHTRTSFYDSIPGPVFWPVFVVATLAAVVGSQAVISATFSIVKQCHALGCFPRVKIVHTSRWIHGQIYIPEINWILMVLCVAVTVAFGDTTLIGNAYGIACMTVMLVTTFLMSFIVIFVWQKNIIFALLFLLFFGSIETVYLSSSLMKVHQGGWVPLVLAFIFMSVMFVWHYGTKKKYQFDLQNKVSMRSILSLGPNLGIVRVPGIGLIYTELVTGVPAIFTHFVTNLPAFHEVLVFLCVKSVPVPYVQPDERYLVGRIGPKAYRMYRCIVRYGYKDVQRDDENFENMLVMSIARFIMMEAEDVSSSASYDIANEGRMAVIRTTDDAGTPLGMRDLGGLAESISTTRSSKSESLRSLQSSYEQESPSAGRRRRVRFELPNEDAMDQQVKDELLALVEAKHAGAAYIMGHSYIKARRSSNFVKKFAIDVAYSFLRKNCRGPSVSLHIPHISLIEVGMIYYV from the exons ATGGACGCcgaggccggcgccgccgccgcccagcagCTTCCG TGGAGGCAGCACTACAGGAATCTACTACTGCTAGCATACCAGAGCTTCGGTGTTGTTTATGGGGACCTAAGCACATCACCTCTGTATGTGTATAAAAGTACATTCTCAGGAAGGCTCCGGCAGTACCAAGATGAACAGACAGTATATGGTGTACTTTCCCTGATATTTTGGACCTTCACACTGGTTCCTTTGCTCAAGTATGTCATTATCGTATTGAGCGCTGATGACAATGGCGAAG GTGGGCCATTTGCTCTGTATTCGCTCCTCTGCAGGCATGCAAAGCTTAGCTTGATTCCGAATCAACAAGCAGCGGATGAGGAGTTATCTACATACTACAGAGATGGGTTCGCAGCTCAGCATGAATCTTCACCCTGGCTAAGAAGGTTTCTAGAGAAGCACAAAATTGTCAAAACTGGACTTCTTGTTGTAGTTCTGTGTGCTGCTAGCATGGTGATCGGTGATGGTGTCCTTACTCCGGCAATCTCAG TCCTGTCATCTATGTCTGGGCTGCAAGTTCGAGCTACTGGTTTACAGGAAC GTTCTGTGGTGCTTCTTTCATGCATTGTATTGGTTGGTTTATTTTCCTTGCAACACCGAGGTACTCAGAAGGTAGCATTCATGTTCGCACCAATTGTAATCATCTGGCTCTTTTGCATTGGTGGAATTGGATTGTACAACATAGTTCATTGGAACCCAAACATATACCAAGCAATCTCTCCATATTATATTGTTAAGTTCTTTAGGACAACCGGTACAGATGGCTGGATTGCTCTAGGAGGAATACTACTTTCTATGACAG GCAGTGAAGCTATGTTTGCCGACCTCGGCCATTTTACAAGTGCATCTGTCAGG CTAGCTTTTATTACCATCATATATCCATGTCTTATATTGCAATATATGGGCCAAGCAGCATTTTTATCAAAGAACATGTTTCACACGCGCACAAGTTTTTATGACTCCATCCCAG GACCTGTATTTTGGCCTGTATTTGTGGTGGCCACTCTTGCTGCAGTTGTTGGAAGCCAGGCTGTCATTTCAGCAACATTCTCTATTGTAAAGCAATGCCATGCTTTGGGATGTTTCCCACGTGTGAAGATTGTTCACACATCGAGGTGGATCCATGGGCAGATATACATTCCTGAAATAAATTGGATCCTTATGGTGCTATGTGTAGCTGTCACAGTTGCATTCGGTGATACAACCCTTATCGGAAATGCCTATG GTATTGCTTGCATGACTGTTATGCTTGTTACAACATTCTTGATGTCATTTATCGTCATCTTTGTTTGGCAAAAGAACATAATATTTGCCTTGTTGTTTCTATTATTCTTCGGATCCATTGAAACCGTGTATCTTTCCTCATCCCTCATGAAGGTTCATCAGGGAGGATGGGTGCCTCTTGTGCTTGCTTTCATATTCATGTCTGTCATGTTTGTTTGGCACTATGGAACAAAGAAGAAGTACCAGTTTGATCTTCAGAACAAAGTGTCAATGAGATCAATCCTGTCTCTAGGTCCAAACCTCGGCATAGTTCGGGTTCCGGGAATTGGACTGATTTACACAGAACTGGTGactggtgtgcctgccatcttcaCACATTTTGTCACTAATCTCCCTGCCTTTCATGAAGTCCTAGTGTTTCTTTGTGTTAAGTCAGTTCCAGTGCCGTATGTTCAACCAGATGAGCGATACCTTGTTGGTAGGATTGGACCTAAAGCGTATCGGATGTACCGTTGCATTGTCAGGTACGGTTACAAGGATGTGCAGAGAGATGATGAAAATTTTGAGAACATGTTAGTTATGAGCATTGCAAGGTTCATTATGATGGAAGCTGAGGATGTCTCGTCTTCAGCAAGTTATGATATTGCTAACGAGGGAAGAATGGCTGTGATAAGAACCACCGACGATGCTGGCACCCCACTGGGCATGAGAGATCTGGGTGGCCTAGCTGAGTCCATTTCTACCACGAGGAGCAGCAAATCCGAGAGCCTTCGAAGCTTGCAGTCCTCTTATGAGCAGGAATCACCGAGTGCAGGCCGGAGGCGCCGTGTTCGCTTCGAGCTGCCAAATGAGGACGCCATGGATCAGCAGGTGAAAGATGAGTTATTGGCACTCGTGGAGGCGAAACACGCAGGGGCTGCGTATATCATGGGCCATTCTTACATCAAAGCTAGGAGGAGCTCCAATTTCGTGAAGAAGTTTGCGATCGATGTTGCCTACTCTTTCCTCCGGAAGAACTGCAGAGGCCCATCAGTCTCACTGCATATCCCTCATATTAGTCTGATAGAAGTTGGTATGATCTACTATGTGTAG